One region of Camelina sativa cultivar DH55 chromosome 6, Cs, whole genome shotgun sequence genomic DNA includes:
- the LOC104791594 gene encoding cytochrome P450 71B31, protein MIKTMSILLCFLFLLPLFYFIFKNLLPSASGKKLPPETKGLPVIGNLHQIGRLLHSSLHKLSLEHGPVMLLRFGVVPMAVFSSKEAAKEVLKTYDLETCTRPKLVANGLFTHNFKDIGFTQYGEKWREMKKLVGLELFNPKKHKSFRYIREEEGNLLVKKLSESAQTETLVNLRKSLFSYTAGIIFRLAFGQNFHECDFIDMEKLEELVVEVETNVCSRAFTDFFPTGLGWLVDRISGQHARMNKAFTELTHFFKHVIDDILKTKQVQDHSDLVTAMLDMIDKPTKFGSLKITHNHLIAMMSDVVLAGVNAGTVTMIWTMTELIRYPRVMKKLQEEIRATLGSNKERITEEGLEKVEYLTFVIKETFRLHPPAPLLLRRETISDIEIQGYHIPKNSNIRINTYAIGRDPNCWTNPEEFYPERFSDTSINYKGQHYELLPFGASRRSCPGMTLGVTILELGLLNLLYFFDWSLPNGVTIDDIDMEEDGALNIGKKVPLKLVPTLPSSLVNK, encoded by the exons atgataaaaaCCATGTCTATCCTCCTTtgtttcctcttcctcttgcCTCTCTTTTATTTCATATTCAAAAACCTTTTACCTTCGGCTTCTGGAAAGAAGCTTCCTCCGGAAACTAAGGGTCTCCCGGTCATAGGAAACTTGCACCAGATTGGAAGATTGCTTCACAGTTCTCTTCACAAGCTTTCTTTAGAACATGGACCAGTGATGCTTCTCCGTTTCGGTGTCGTCCCTATGGCTGTTTTCTCTTCCAAGGAAGCAGCTAAAGAAGTTCTCAAGACTTATGACTTAGAGACTTGCACCCGTCCAAAGCTGGTCGCCAACGGGTTGTTTACTCACAACTTCAAAGACATTGGTTTCACTCAGTATGGTGAGAAATGGCGAGAGATGAAAAAGCTTGTGGGGCTGGAACTCTTCAATCCAAAGAAGCACAAATCTTTCAGGTATATCAGAGAGGAAGAGGGTAACTTGCTGGTCAAGAAACTATCAGAATCTGCTCAAACAGAAACCTTAGTGAATTTGAGAAAATCCCTTTTCTCCTACACTGCCGGTATCATATTTAGACTCGCCTTTGGACAAAACTTCCACGAGTGCGATTTCATTGATATGGAAAAACTTGAAGAGCTTGTGGTAGAGGTAGAAACCAACGTATGCAGCCGTGCATTCACTGACTTCTTCCCCACAGGTCTCGGTTGGCTTGTAGACCGGATCTCCGGTCAGCATGCGAGGATGAACAAAGCCTTTACAGAACTTACCCATTTCTTTAAACATGTTATCGACGACATTTTGAAGACCAAACAAGTTCAAGATCACTCAGATCTCGTCACGGCCATGTTGGATATGATCGATAAACCCACTAAATTCGGTTCTTTAAAGATCACTCACAATCATCTCATAGCAATGATGTCG GATGTGGTTTTGGCGGGAGTGAACGCAGGAACAGTCACAATGATATGGACGATGACAGAGCTAATAAGATATCCAAGAGTAATGAAGAAACTCCAAGAAGAGATTCGAGCAACACTTGGATCCAACAAAGAGAGAATCACAGAAGAGGGTCTAGAGAAGGTTGAGTACTTGACGTTTGTGATCAAAGAAACTTTCAGGTTACATCCACCAGCTCCTCTCTTGCTACGAAGAGAAACAATTTCTGACATTGAGATTCAAGGCTATCACATTCCCAAGAACTCCAATATCAGAATCAACACTTACGCAATAGGACGTGATCCCAATTGTTGGACTAACCCTGAAGAATTCTATCCGGAGAGGTTTTCCGATACATCTATCAACTACAAGGGTCAGCATTACGAGCTCTTGCCCTTTGGAGCCAGTCGTAGGAGCTGTCCCGGTATGACCTTGGGAGTCACCATTCTTGAGCTCGGCCTTCTTAACCTCCTTTACTTCTTCGATTGGAGTTTGCCTAATGGAGTGACCATTGATGACATTGACATGGAAGAAGACGGAGCGTTGAACATCGGCAAGAAAGTCCCTCTCAAGCTCGTACCAACTCTTCCATCATCACTCGTGAATAAATAA
- the LOC104791595 gene encoding cytochrome P450 71B8-like isoform X1, which translates to MSIFLCFLFLFPLLLIILSKLLPSKKKLPPGPTGLPIIGNLHQLGRSLHSVFHKLSLEHGPVMLLRFGVVPMAVFSSKEAAKEVLKTHDLETCTRPKLVANGLFSRNFKDIGFTQYGEDWREMKKLVGLELFSPKKHKSFRSIREDEGDLLVKKISKSAQTQTLIDLRKSFFSFTAGTIFRIAFGQNFREYSFIDMEKLEELVLEAETNVCILALTDFLPTGFGWLVDRISGRHSRMNNAFSKLTNFFQHVIDEQLKIGKLQDNSNLVSAMLDMINIPTNLTSFKITSDHLIAMMSDVVLAGVNAGTVTMIWLMAELARHPRVMQKLQEEIRATLGSNKERITEEDLQKVEYLNLVIKETFILHPSSPLLLPRETMSGIEIQGYHIPKNTHIKINTYTIGRDPKVWTNPDEFYPERFSNSSISYKGQHYEFLPFGAGRRSCPGMNLGITILELGLLNVLYFFDWSLPNGN; encoded by the exons ATGTCTATCTTCCTatgttttctcttccttttccctCTCCTTTTGATCATCTTGAGCAAGCTTTTACCTTCCAAAAAGAAGCTTCCTCCGGGACCTACAGGTCTTCCGATCATAGGAAACTTGCACCAGCTTGGAAGATCGCTTCACAGTGTTTTTCACAAGCTCTCTTTAGAACATGGACCAGTGATGCTTCTCCGTTTCGGGGTCGTCCCTATGGCCGTGTTCTCTTCCAAGGAAGCAGCTAAAGAAGTTCTCAAAACACATGACCTAGAGACTTGCACCAGACCTAAGCTGGTCGCAAATGGGTTGTTTTCTCGCAACTTCAAAGACATTGGTTTCACACAGTATGGTGAAGACTGGCGAGAGATGAAAAAGCTTGTGGGGCTAGAGCTCTTTAGTCCGAAAAAGCATAAGTCTTTCAGGTCTATCAGAGAGGACGAAGGTGACTTGCTGgtcaagaaaatatcaaaatccgCTCAAACACAAACCCTAATAGATTTGAGGAAATCCTTTTTCTCCTTCACCGCCGGTACCATATTTAGAATAGCCTTTGGACAAAACTTCCGCGAGTACAGTTTCATCGATATGGAAAAACTTGAAGAGCTGGTGCTAGAGGCAGAAACCAACGTATGCATCTTGGCACTCACTGACTTCTTACCTACGGGTTTTGGTTGGCTTGTAGATCGGATCTCCGGTCGGCATTCGAGGATGAACAATGCCTTTTCCAAACTCACCAATTTCTTTCAACATGTGATTGATGAGCAACTAAAGATTGGAAAACTCCAAGATAATTCCAACCTCGTCAGTGCCATGTTGGATATGATCAATATACCCACTAATCTCACTTCTTTCAAGATCACTTCCGATCATCTCATAGCAATGATGTCG GATGTAGTTTTGGCAGGAGTGAACGCGGGAACAGTCACGATGATATGGTTGATGGCAGAACTAGCCAGACATCCAAGGGTGATGCAAAAGCTCCAAGAAGAGATTCGAGCAACACTCGGATCCAACAAAGAGAGAATCACAGAAGAAGATCTACAAAAGGTCGAGTACCTGAATCTGGTGATCAAAGAAACATTCATATTACATCCATCATCTCCTCTCTTGCTCCCAAGAGAAACAATGTCTGGCATCGAGATTCAAGGCTACCACATTCCCAAGAACACACATATCAAGATCAACACTTACACGATAGGACGTGATCCAAAAGTTTGGACTAACCCTGACGAATTCTATCCTGAGAGGTTTTCCAATTCCTCTATCAGCTACAAAGGTCAGCATTACGAGTTCTTGCCCTTTGGAGCAGGCCGAAGAAGCTGTCCCGGTATGAACTTGGGAATCACCATACTTGAGCTAGGCCTTCTTAACGTTCTTTACTTCTTCGATTGGAGTTTGCCTAATGGA AATTAA
- the LOC104791595 gene encoding cytochrome P450 71B8-like isoform X2, producing MLLRFGVVPMAVFSSKEAAKEVLKTHDLETCTRPKLVANGLFSRNFKDIGFTQYGEDWREMKKLVGLELFSPKKHKSFRSIREDEGDLLVKKISKSAQTQTLIDLRKSFFSFTAGTIFRIAFGQNFREYSFIDMEKLEELVLEAETNVCILALTDFLPTGFGWLVDRISGCSFGRSERGNSHDDMRITEEDLQKVEYLNLVIKETFILHPSSPLLLPRETMSGIEIQGYHIPKNTHIKINTYTIGRDPKVWTNPDEFYPERFSNSSISYKGQHYEFLPFGAGRRSCPGMNLGITILELGLLNVLYFFDWSLPNGN from the exons ATGCTTCTCCGTTTCGGGGTCGTCCCTATGGCCGTGTTCTCTTCCAAGGAAGCAGCTAAAGAAGTTCTCAAAACACATGACCTAGAGACTTGCACCAGACCTAAGCTGGTCGCAAATGGGTTGTTTTCTCGCAACTTCAAAGACATTGGTTTCACACAGTATGGTGAAGACTGGCGAGAGATGAAAAAGCTTGTGGGGCTAGAGCTCTTTAGTCCGAAAAAGCATAAGTCTTTCAGGTCTATCAGAGAGGACGAAGGTGACTTGCTGgtcaagaaaatatcaaaatccgCTCAAACACAAACCCTAATAGATTTGAGGAAATCCTTTTTCTCCTTCACCGCCGGTACCATATTTAGAATAGCCTTTGGACAAAACTTCCGCGAGTACAGTTTCATCGATATGGAAAAACTTGAAGAGCTGGTGCTAGAGGCAGAAACCAACGTATGCATCTTGGCACTCACTGACTTCTTACCTACGGGTTTTGGTTGGCTTGTAGATCGGATCTCCG GATGTAGTTTTGGCAGGAGTGAACGCGGGAACAGTCACGATGATATG AGAATCACAGAAGAAGATCTACAAAAGGTCGAGTACCTGAATCTGGTGATCAAAGAAACATTCATATTACATCCATCATCTCCTCTCTTGCTCCCAAGAGAAACAATGTCTGGCATCGAGATTCAAGGCTACCACATTCCCAAGAACACACATATCAAGATCAACACTTACACGATAGGACGTGATCCAAAAGTTTGGACTAACCCTGACGAATTCTATCCTGAGAGGTTTTCCAATTCCTCTATCAGCTACAAAGGTCAGCATTACGAGTTCTTGCCCTTTGGAGCAGGCCGAAGAAGCTGTCCCGGTATGAACTTGGGAATCACCATACTTGAGCTAGGCCTTCTTAACGTTCTTTACTTCTTCGATTGGAGTTTGCCTAATGGA AATTAA